A genomic stretch from Mycobacterium paraterrae includes:
- a CDS encoding transglutaminase family protein gives MWRMRVLHATGYAYPSPATASFNEARLTPRSDSRQNVVLNRVETVPATRSYRYIDYWGTAVTAFDLHAPHTELTVTSASVVETELPDPPAQELTWDELRSDSVVDRYDEVLTPTDHTPASRRVASVGKKIAKEHGPADAVLAASEWVRGELDYVKGSTGVYTSGLDALREGKGVCQDFVHLTLMVLRGMGIPSRYVSGYHHPDPGAEIGDTVDGQSHAWIQAWTGGWWDHDPTIDSSINEQYVTVGVGRDYSDVSPLKGIYSGQGATDLDVVVEITRLA, from the coding sequence ATGTGGCGTATGCGTGTGCTGCACGCAACCGGGTATGCGTATCCGTCACCGGCGACGGCTTCCTTCAACGAAGCCCGGCTCACGCCGCGGTCGGATTCGCGACAGAACGTTGTCCTCAATCGGGTCGAGACCGTCCCGGCGACCCGCTCATATCGCTACATCGACTACTGGGGCACTGCGGTGACAGCGTTCGACCTGCATGCACCGCACACCGAGCTGACGGTGACGTCCGCGTCGGTGGTGGAGACCGAGCTTCCCGATCCGCCCGCGCAGGAGTTGACGTGGGACGAGTTGAGGAGTGATTCCGTCGTCGATCGCTACGACGAAGTGCTGACCCCCACAGATCACACCCCAGCGAGCAGGCGTGTTGCGTCGGTGGGCAAGAAGATCGCGAAGGAGCACGGCCCCGCCGACGCCGTCCTGGCCGCCTCGGAATGGGTGCGCGGCGAACTCGATTACGTCAAGGGCAGCACCGGGGTGTATACCTCGGGCCTCGACGCCCTTCGCGAGGGCAAAGGCGTCTGCCAAGACTTCGTTCACCTGACCCTGATGGTATTGCGCGGCATGGGAATTCCCTCGCGGTATGTCTCCGGCTACCACCACCCGGATCCCGGGGCGGAGATCGGCGACACCGTCGACGGTCAGAGCCATGCCTGGATTCAGGCCTGGACGGGTGGCTGGTGGGACCACGATCCCACCATCGACAGCTCGATCAACGAGCAGTACGTCACGGTCGGTGTGGGGCGCGACTACTCCGACGTATCGCCGCTGAAAGGGATCTACTCCGGGCAGGGTGCCACCGATCTCGATGTCGTCGTCGAAATCACTCGGTTGGCCTAG
- a CDS encoding alpha-E domain-containing protein, producing MLARNAEALYWIGRYVERADDTARILDVTLHQLLEDSSVDPDHTSRVLLQVLGIEEPDNELNLWSLTDVVAFRRHTLGGGSSIVDAITAARENARSAREVTSTETWECLNTTYNAMGERMRAAKRLGPHEFLSFIESRAAMFAGLADSTLSRDDGYRFMMLGRAIERVDMTVRMVLSRVGDSAASPAWVTVLRAAGGHDTYLRTYRGVLDANRVVEFILLDRRFPRSIFYSLKVAEHQLDELVHNSHGNVGTISEAQRLLGRARSELEFVRPGVLLESLERRLAGLQKSCFDVGEALALQYFHAVPWVAWTDAGQRDPLPTKATKQGKN from the coding sequence ATGCTTGCTCGCAACGCAGAAGCGCTGTACTGGATCGGTCGTTACGTCGAGCGTGCCGACGACACCGCACGCATCCTCGATGTGACCCTTCACCAACTGCTCGAGGACTCCAGTGTCGACCCCGACCACACGTCGCGAGTCCTGTTGCAAGTCTTGGGAATCGAAGAGCCGGACAACGAGCTCAACCTGTGGTCGCTGACCGACGTGGTAGCTTTCCGCCGGCATACGTTGGGTGGTGGCAGTTCGATCGTCGACGCGATCACCGCCGCGCGGGAAAATGCACGGTCGGCTCGGGAGGTAACCTCCACCGAAACCTGGGAGTGCCTCAACACCACCTACAACGCCATGGGTGAGCGTATGCGGGCCGCCAAACGGCTTGGGCCGCACGAATTTCTGTCGTTCATCGAGAGCCGCGCGGCAATGTTCGCCGGTCTGGCCGACTCGACGCTGTCCCGCGACGACGGTTATCGCTTCATGATGTTGGGTCGTGCGATCGAGCGGGTGGATATGACGGTGCGAATGGTGCTGTCCCGAGTCGGCGACAGTGCGGCGTCGCCGGCGTGGGTGACGGTGCTGCGTGCCGCGGGCGGCCACGACACCTACCTCCGGACGTATCGCGGTGTGCTGGACGCGAATCGGGTGGTGGAATTCATCCTGCTGGACCGGCGGTTCCCGCGGTCAATTTTTTATTCGCTGAAGGTGGCCGAGCACCAACTCGACGAACTGGTGCACAACTCTCACGGCAACGTCGGCACTATTTCTGAGGCGCAGCGTCTGCTGGGCCGGGCCCGCAGCGAACTCGAGTTCGTCCGGCCGGGGGTGCTGCTCGAGTCGCTGGAAAGGCGGCTGGCCGGGCTGCAGAAGTCGTGCTTCGATGTCGGAGAAGCGTTGGCGCTGCAGTATTTTCACGCGGTGCCTTGGGTGGCGTGGACCGATGCCGGCCAACGCGATCCGCTGCCGACGAAGGCGACGAAGCAGGGGAAGAACTGA
- a CDS encoding nitrite reductase, producing the protein MTTDSRTRADMCPGVWRPWQADDGLLVRIRLMGGVLPTPALRRLCEVTRRYGDGGIHLTRRANLQLRGLPGDDGRLTHDVALAIESTGLMPTRTHELVRNVLASPQTGLAGGRIDLRPAIARLDRLLCASPRLGLLPGRFLFTLDDGRGDLLTRLTGAGKRGTDLGCVALDDNVVQLRVGDHWGDVIPVADVADRLTDLAGQFLDARGVGADAPWHIRELGRPLQPPFPADPRIPAAAPALPYGKVPGGEHVPAHEGVLNPDQVQALLERAVDVPHVVVTPWRGVLVPNTPEVGE; encoded by the coding sequence ATGACGACGGACTCGCGCACCCGGGCAGACATGTGCCCCGGTGTGTGGCGTCCCTGGCAGGCCGACGACGGGTTGCTGGTCCGCATCCGGTTGATGGGCGGTGTGCTTCCCACGCCCGCCCTGCGCCGCCTCTGCGAGGTCACCCGACGATACGGCGACGGCGGAATCCATTTGACCCGACGCGCGAATCTGCAACTGCGCGGATTGCCCGGTGACGACGGTCGCTTGACCCACGACGTTGCGCTCGCGATCGAATCGACCGGGTTGATGCCCACGCGCACACACGAACTCGTGCGCAATGTGTTGGCGTCACCGCAGACGGGGTTGGCCGGCGGCCGCATCGACCTACGTCCGGCGATCGCGCGGCTCGACAGGCTCCTGTGCGCGAGCCCGCGACTCGGTCTGCTGCCCGGACGATTCCTGTTCACACTCGACGACGGCCGCGGAGATCTGCTGACCCGCTTGACCGGCGCCGGGAAGCGTGGCACCGACCTCGGCTGCGTGGCGCTTGACGACAACGTGGTCCAGTTGCGAGTCGGCGATCACTGGGGCGACGTCATCCCGGTCGCGGATGTCGCCGACCGGCTGACCGACCTGGCGGGCCAGTTCCTCGACGCGCGAGGAGTCGGGGCCGACGCGCCATGGCACATCCGCGAATTGGGTCGGCCGCTCCAACCGCCGTTTCCCGCGGACCCGCGGATCCCCGCCGCGGCGCCAGCGCTGCCGTATGGAAAGGTGCCCGGCGGCGAGCATGTGCCCGCGCACGAAGGCGTCTTGAACCCCGACCAGGTGCAGGCACTGCTCGAACGCGCCGTGGACGTACCGCATGTCGTGGTCACACCGTGGCGCGGCGTCCTTGTGCCGAACACCCCGGAGGTAGGCGAGTGA
- the cobJ gene encoding precorrin-3B C(17)-methyltransferase, translating to MTGGRFYGIGLGPGDPELITRKAARVIGEADVIAYHAGVNKQSYARTIAADLIPVDAIEEELRYPLTTGTTDHPGGYAGALAEFYEESAARLAAHLSAGRTVALLAEGDPLFYGSFMYMHDRLSSRFPTEIVPGIPAFTAATAAVASPLVRQTDVLTVLPGTLPESELARRLADTDGAIIMKLGRTFPAVRRALAAAGRLDHAMYVERASHPQQRWLPVTEVDETTVPYLSLIVVNGDSRNGPRSRVMVEEPSPAIISTSAANVELLVIGLGPGPDDWMTAEAAAALTQVRHVVGYGPYVARVPQREGLQRHVSGNTVEVDRARFALDLAAKGESVAVVSGGDAGVFGMAAAVFEAAEDERYADIPIRVLPAVSAVHAVAALAGAPLGADFAVLSLSDRLKPWAVIEKRLRAAADADLIVAIYNPASRSRHDQIKLARDILLEHRRGDTVVIVGRDVGRAEQSLTVTTLADLDTDSIDMKCLVLVGASSTRVTSNGRVWTPRWVR from the coding sequence GTGACGGGCGGGCGCTTCTACGGTATCGGCTTGGGCCCCGGGGATCCCGAGCTGATCACTCGGAAGGCGGCACGGGTCATCGGAGAAGCCGATGTCATCGCCTACCACGCCGGTGTCAACAAGCAGTCGTACGCGCGCACCATCGCGGCGGACCTGATTCCGGTCGATGCCATCGAGGAGGAACTGCGCTATCCCCTCACCACCGGGACCACCGATCATCCCGGCGGGTATGCCGGTGCGCTGGCCGAGTTCTACGAGGAGTCGGCCGCCAGACTTGCAGCGCATCTGAGCGCCGGCCGAACCGTTGCCCTTCTCGCCGAAGGGGATCCGCTGTTCTACGGCTCGTTCATGTACATGCACGATCGTCTCAGCAGCCGATTCCCGACCGAGATCGTTCCTGGAATACCGGCGTTCACCGCCGCCACGGCGGCGGTCGCGTCGCCCCTGGTTCGGCAGACGGATGTGCTGACGGTGCTGCCCGGCACGCTGCCGGAAAGTGAACTCGCGCGTCGACTGGCCGACACCGACGGCGCGATCATCATGAAGCTCGGCCGCACCTTTCCGGCTGTGCGCCGCGCGCTCGCCGCCGCCGGCCGCCTCGACCACGCGATGTACGTCGAGCGAGCCAGCCACCCCCAACAACGGTGGCTGCCCGTGACCGAGGTCGACGAGACGACCGTGCCGTACCTGTCGCTGATCGTGGTCAATGGCGACTCCCGCAACGGCCCGCGGTCCCGTGTCATGGTCGAAGAGCCAAGCCCCGCAATCATTTCTACCAGTGCGGCCAATGTCGAGCTGCTCGTGATCGGATTGGGGCCGGGCCCGGACGACTGGATGACGGCTGAGGCAGCGGCGGCGCTGACGCAGGTCCGGCACGTCGTCGGCTATGGGCCGTACGTCGCGCGGGTCCCGCAGCGAGAAGGCCTGCAGCGGCATGTGTCCGGCAACACCGTCGAGGTCGATCGGGCCCGCTTTGCTCTCGACCTTGCCGCGAAGGGCGAGTCGGTCGCCGTGGTATCCGGTGGCGACGCAGGGGTTTTCGGAATGGCCGCGGCGGTGTTCGAGGCGGCCGAGGACGAGCGCTACGCCGACATCCCGATTCGGGTGCTGCCCGCCGTATCGGCCGTGCACGCCGTTGCCGCGCTGGCCGGAGCGCCGCTCGGCGCTGATTTCGCCGTGCTCAGCCTGTCGGACCGACTCAAGCCCTGGGCGGTGATCGAGAAACGACTGCGTGCCGCAGCCGACGCCGATCTCATTGTAGCCATTTACAATCCGGCCTCGCGTTCGCGACACGATCAGATCAAGCTGGCCCGCGACATTCTGCTCGAACACCGTCGTGGCGACACCGTGGTAATCGTCGGGCGCGACGTCGGGCGCGCCGAGCAGTCGCTGACCGTGACGACACTGGCAGACCTCGACACCGACTCTATCGACATGAAATGCCTTGTCCTGGTAGGCGCGTCGAGTACCAGGGTCACATCCAACGGCCGGGTCTGGACGCCGCGATGGGTGCGATGA
- the cbiE gene encoding precorrin-6y C5,15-methyltransferase (decarboxylating) subunit CbiE, with protein sequence MPTSDLRVTVVGVGADGWDGLTPAVRAVVASADVVLGGPRQLGLLPGSEGQVRQPWPSPLSAALPDLLTQLAGQRVVALASGDPMLSGIGTTLVDILGSDRVTVFPHLSSVTIARSRLGWSAESTAVVSVVGRDVHAVLRELAPGRRVLVLSSDEKTPAALADLLTERGYGSSRFVVLGDLGGDDETFHDGTAADFAGAVSRLNIVALQLDGPLRAGWATGLPDDAFEHDGQLTKRDLRASALARLLPAPGQLLWDVGAGAGSVGIEWMRAHPTCRAVAVEADPQRADRIARNARSLGVPALHVVSGAAPEALSELASPDAVFIGGGASRTGVLRRCLDALPGGGRIVVHGVTVETEAVLAAAYAEHGGELTRIHVEHAAPVGSYTGWTPSRAVTQWAFTK encoded by the coding sequence GTGCCGACCTCTGACCTGCGGGTAACCGTCGTCGGTGTCGGCGCCGACGGGTGGGACGGCCTGACACCGGCGGTGCGGGCGGTCGTCGCGTCGGCGGATGTCGTGCTGGGCGGCCCGCGTCAGCTCGGGCTGCTGCCCGGTTCCGAAGGTCAGGTTCGCCAGCCGTGGCCATCGCCGTTGAGCGCGGCGCTGCCCGACCTGCTGACGCAGTTGGCGGGCCAACGAGTGGTCGCGCTGGCCTCCGGCGACCCGATGCTGAGCGGCATCGGCACCACGCTGGTCGACATCTTGGGCTCTGATCGGGTGACGGTCTTCCCGCATCTGTCGTCGGTGACCATCGCCCGGTCCCGGCTGGGATGGTCCGCGGAGTCCACCGCGGTGGTCAGCGTCGTCGGCCGCGACGTGCATGCCGTGTTGCGCGAATTGGCCCCCGGTCGGCGAGTTCTCGTGCTGTCGTCCGACGAGAAAACGCCCGCGGCTCTGGCCGATCTGCTCACCGAGCGCGGATACGGGTCGAGTCGATTCGTGGTGCTCGGCGACCTCGGCGGCGACGACGAGACTTTTCACGACGGCACTGCGGCCGATTTCGCCGGTGCTGTCTCCCGGCTGAATATCGTTGCGCTGCAATTGGACGGACCGTTGCGCGCGGGCTGGGCGACGGGGCTGCCGGACGACGCGTTCGAGCACGACGGTCAGCTGACCAAGCGGGATCTGCGGGCAAGCGCGCTGGCACGGCTGTTGCCGGCGCCGGGGCAATTGCTGTGGGACGTCGGCGCAGGGGCGGGTTCGGTGGGCATCGAGTGGATGCGCGCGCACCCGACCTGCCGGGCTGTCGCGGTGGAAGCCGACCCGCAGCGGGCCGACCGCATCGCCCGTAACGCGCGGTCGCTGGGCGTGCCGGCGCTGCATGTGGTGTCGGGAGCTGCACCGGAAGCGCTGAGCGAATTGGCAAGCCCTGATGCGGTTTTCATCGGCGGCGGCGCGAGTCGAACCGGTGTGCTGCGGCGCTGCCTCGACGCGTTGCCCGGCGGCGGCCGGATAGTCGTGCACGGGGTCACGGTCGAGACGGAGGCCGTCCTCGCCGCGGCGTACGCCGAGCACGGCGGTGAGCTCACCCGTATTCATGTCGAGCACGCCGCGCCGGTCGGCTCGTACACCGGGTGGACGCCGTCGCGGGCAGTGACGCAGTGGGCGTTCACGAAGTAA
- the cobM gene encoding precorrin-4 C(11)-methyltransferase: MGAMNPVRFVGAGPGAADLLTVRATRLLADADTVLYPGSYLDPAVLETCSPTAELVDTQSLNLDDIVARMVAAQQAGRRVVRLVSGDPSLYSAVSEQTRRLDAAGVPWDITPGVPAYAAAAARIGRELTVPLVAQSVVLTRTQARSTAMPDTESLVAFAATRSTLVLHLAITAIRALMDEITDYYGADCPVAVVYRASQPDEVTLRGTVADIADHVEAAGLTQAAVIMVGDVLAARPDPRAGESHLYDAHRDRSVTS; the protein is encoded by the coding sequence ATGGGTGCGATGAACCCCGTGCGATTCGTCGGCGCCGGACCGGGCGCCGCCGACCTGCTCACTGTCCGGGCCACCCGGCTGCTCGCCGACGCCGACACCGTCCTGTACCCAGGCAGCTACCTCGACCCTGCGGTGCTGGAAACATGCTCCCCGACAGCCGAACTGGTCGACACCCAAAGTTTGAACCTGGACGACATCGTGGCCCGGATGGTCGCCGCGCAACAGGCGGGTCGACGGGTCGTTCGCCTGGTGTCGGGTGACCCGTCGCTCTACAGCGCGGTGTCGGAGCAGACCCGCCGGCTCGACGCCGCCGGCGTGCCGTGGGACATCACACCGGGCGTGCCGGCCTATGCCGCCGCGGCGGCGCGCATCGGTCGCGAGCTGACCGTTCCGCTCGTCGCGCAATCCGTGGTGTTGACCCGCACGCAAGCACGGTCGACCGCAATGCCGGACACCGAGTCGCTGGTTGCGTTCGCGGCGACGCGGTCGACGCTGGTGCTGCACTTGGCGATCACCGCCATCCGCGCGCTGATGGACGAAATCACCGACTATTACGGCGCCGACTGCCCGGTCGCTGTGGTGTACCGGGCTTCGCAGCCCGACGAGGTGACTCTTCGCGGTACCGTCGCCGACATCGCCGACCACGTCGAGGCCGCCGGACTCACGCAGGCGGCGGTGATCATGGTGGGCGACGTGCTCGCCGCACGACCCGATCCGCGGGCGGGCGAGAGCCACCTCTACGACGCGCACCGCGACCGATCGGTTACTTCGTGA
- the lepA gene encoding translation elongation factor 4, with protein sequence MRNFCIIAHIDHGKSTLADRMLQLTGVVDERSMRAQYLDRMDIERERGITIKAQNVRLPWEVDGERFVLHLIDTPGHVDFTYEVSRALEACEGAVLLVDAAQGIEAQTLANLYLALDRDLHIIPVLNKIDLPAADPERYAGEIAHIIGCEPSDVLRVSGKTGEGVADLLDHVVREVPPPTGDPNAPTRAMIFDSVYDIYRGVVTYVRVVDGKIVPRERIQMMSTGATHELLEVGIVSPEPKASVGLGVGEVGYLITGVKDVRQSKVGDTVTTAKHGATEALTGYREPRPMVYSGLYPVDGSDYPDLRDALDKLQLNDAALTYEPETSVALGFGYRCGFLGLLHMEITRERLEREFDLDLISTSPNVVYRVVKEDNTEVIVTNPSDWPEGKVRTVYEPVVKTTVIAPSEFIGTIMELCQSRRGELGGMDYLSTERVELRYTMPLGEIIFDFFDSLKSRTRGYASLDYEEAGEQEASLVKVDILLQGEAVDAFSAIVHKDGAAAYGNKMTTRLKELIPRQQFEVPVQAAIGSKIIARENIRAIRKDVLSKCYGGDITRKRKLLEKQKEGKKRMKTIGRVDVPQEAFVAALSTDAAGDKGSKK encoded by the coding sequence ATTCGGAACTTCTGCATCATCGCCCACATCGACCACGGCAAGTCCACGTTGGCCGACCGGATGCTGCAGCTCACCGGCGTCGTGGACGAGCGCTCGATGCGCGCCCAGTACCTCGATCGGATGGACATCGAGCGTGAGCGCGGCATCACGATCAAGGCGCAGAACGTCCGCCTGCCGTGGGAGGTCGACGGAGAGCGATTCGTCCTGCATCTGATCGACACCCCCGGCCACGTCGACTTCACCTACGAGGTGTCGCGCGCACTCGAGGCCTGCGAAGGCGCGGTGCTGCTGGTCGACGCCGCCCAGGGAATCGAGGCGCAGACGCTGGCCAACCTGTACCTGGCGCTCGACCGCGACCTGCACATCATTCCGGTGCTCAACAAGATCGACCTGCCCGCGGCGGATCCGGAGCGTTACGCCGGCGAGATCGCGCACATCATCGGCTGCGAACCGAGTGACGTGCTGCGCGTTTCGGGCAAGACCGGGGAGGGGGTGGCTGATCTGCTCGACCACGTCGTGCGCGAGGTGCCGCCGCCCACCGGGGACCCGAACGCGCCAACGCGGGCAATGATTTTCGACTCGGTCTACGACATCTACCGCGGCGTGGTGACCTATGTGCGGGTGGTCGACGGCAAAATTGTTCCGCGCGAGCGCATTCAGATGATGTCGACCGGTGCCACGCACGAACTCCTTGAGGTCGGCATCGTATCGCCGGAGCCGAAAGCCTCGGTCGGACTTGGTGTCGGCGAGGTGGGCTATCTGATCACCGGCGTGAAAGACGTCCGCCAATCCAAGGTCGGTGACACCGTCACCACTGCCAAACACGGCGCGACGGAAGCGCTCACCGGATACCGCGAGCCGCGACCGATGGTCTATTCGGGGCTGTATCCCGTTGACGGATCGGACTATCCGGATTTGCGCGACGCATTGGACAAGCTGCAGCTCAACGATGCGGCGTTGACGTACGAACCCGAGACGTCGGTGGCGCTCGGCTTCGGCTATCGCTGCGGATTTCTCGGTCTGCTGCACATGGAGATCACCCGCGAGCGGCTGGAGCGCGAGTTCGACCTCGACCTCATCTCGACGTCGCCGAACGTCGTCTACCGGGTGGTGAAAGAGGACAACACCGAAGTCATCGTCACCAACCCGTCGGATTGGCCAGAAGGCAAGGTGCGCACGGTCTATGAGCCGGTGGTGAAGACGACGGTCATTGCGCCGAGCGAATTCATCGGCACGATCATGGAGCTGTGTCAGTCGCGCCGCGGCGAACTCGGCGGCATGGACTATCTGTCGACCGAACGTGTCGAGCTGAGGTACACGATGCCGCTGGGGGAGATCATCTTCGACTTCTTCGACTCGCTGAAGTCGCGGACCCGCGGCTACGCCAGCCTTGATTACGAAGAAGCCGGGGAGCAGGAAGCCTCGCTGGTCAAGGTCGACATCCTGCTTCAGGGCGAGGCCGTTGACGCGTTCAGCGCGATCGTGCACAAGGACGGTGCGGCGGCCTACGGAAACAAGATGACCACCCGCCTCAAAGAGCTGATCCCGCGTCAACAATTCGAGGTGCCGGTGCAGGCCGCGATTGGCTCGAAGATCATTGCGCGCGAGAATATTCGCGCTATTCGCAAAGACGTGCTGTCCAAGTGCTACGGCGGTGACATCACCCGTAAGCGCAAACTGCTCGAAAAGCAGAAGGAGGGCAAGAAGCGGATGAAGACCATTGGCCGGGTCGACGTGCCGCAGGAGGCGTTCGTCGCGGCGCTGTCCACGGACGCCGCGGGGGACAAAGGCAGCAAGAAGTAG
- a CDS encoding CBS domain-containing protein: MRIADVLRGKGDAVVTIDPDATVAELLAGLAEHNIGAMVVSGQDGVKGIVSERDVVRQLHAHGASLLTQPVETIMTSVVSTCCKDDTVDSLTLLMTENRVRHVPVLEHGKLVGIVSIGDVVKTRMEELESEHEQLQSYITQG, encoded by the coding sequence ATGCGGATAGCGGACGTGTTGCGCGGGAAAGGCGACGCGGTGGTGACGATCGATCCTGATGCCACGGTCGCCGAACTTCTGGCCGGACTTGCCGAACACAACATCGGGGCGATGGTGGTGTCCGGCCAGGACGGCGTAAAAGGCATCGTGTCTGAGCGCGATGTCGTGCGCCAACTACATGCGCATGGTGCGTCGCTGCTCACCCAACCGGTCGAGACGATCATGACGTCGGTGGTCTCGACCTGCTGCAAGGATGACACCGTCGACAGTCTCACGCTGCTCATGACCGAAAACCGGGTGCGGCACGTGCCGGTTCTCGAGCACGGGAAGCTTGTCGGCATCGTGAGCATCGGCGACGTCGTCAAGACGCGCATGGAAGAGCTGGAAAGCGAGCACGAGCAGCTGCAGTCCTACATCACCCAGGGCTGA
- a CDS encoding precorrin-8X methylmutase, giving the protein MTQTTRPTRRYDYIADGPAIYADSFATIRREADLSHVPAEAEKLAVRMIHGTGQPDLVDDLIIHPTLVSAARSALQSGAPILCDARMVATGITAGRLPAANEVHCFLNEPGVPALAREWQTTRTAAAVSLWEPLLHNAIVAIGNAPTALFHLLEMLVDGAPRPAAIVGCPVGFVGAAESKDALASFRRDHDIDIPFVTVRGRRGGSAMTSSAVNALASEVE; this is encoded by the coding sequence GTGACCCAGACGACCCGACCGACGCGGCGCTACGACTACATCGCCGACGGGCCGGCAATCTACGCGGACTCGTTCGCCACCATCCGGCGCGAAGCCGACCTGTCACACGTGCCGGCGGAGGCTGAAAAGCTGGCCGTCCGAATGATTCACGGCACCGGTCAGCCCGACCTGGTGGACGACCTGATCATCCACCCGACGCTGGTGTCGGCGGCTCGCTCGGCGTTGCAGTCCGGCGCGCCCATTCTGTGCGACGCCCGCATGGTCGCCACCGGCATCACCGCGGGCCGGCTGCCCGCCGCCAACGAGGTGCACTGCTTTCTCAACGAGCCGGGTGTGCCGGCGTTGGCCAGGGAGTGGCAGACCACCCGCACCGCCGCTGCCGTCTCACTGTGGGAACCGTTGCTGCACAACGCTATCGTGGCCATCGGGAATGCGCCGACGGCATTGTTCCACCTGCTGGAAATGCTCGTCGACGGCGCGCCTCGTCCTGCCGCGATCGTCGGCTGCCCGGTAGGGTTCGTCGGCGCCGCGGAATCCAAGGACGCGTTGGCATCCTTCCGGCGCGACCACGACATCGACATTCCGTTCGTCACGGTGCGCGGGCGTCGCGGCGGATCGGCGATGACGTCGTCGGCCGTCAACGCGCTGGCTTCGGAGGTCGAGTGA
- a CDS encoding type II toxin-antitoxin system PemK/MazF family toxin yields MPSQWKTFQRLAEHLVFDEAPKLIRQLQHSPTVQKGIKIGLDVLAATAAEPPAEITAGRPVTRNSAPTAHRARRIVYSPNLDGRADPGEVVWTWVTYEEDPTRGKDRPVLVVGRDRATLLGLMMSSRESHASDRCWVAIGSGSWDGEGRPSWVRLDRVLDVPEESIRREGAILGRAVFDKVAERLRRDYSWS; encoded by the coding sequence ATGCCTTCACAATGGAAAACCTTCCAGCGGCTGGCTGAGCACCTGGTGTTCGACGAAGCGCCGAAGTTGATTCGGCAGCTACAGCATTCGCCGACCGTCCAAAAAGGAATCAAGATCGGCTTGGACGTGCTCGCGGCCACCGCGGCGGAGCCCCCAGCCGAGATCACCGCCGGCCGGCCGGTCACCAGGAACAGCGCGCCCACCGCACACCGCGCTCGCCGAATCGTCTACTCGCCCAACCTCGACGGTCGCGCCGACCCCGGCGAAGTGGTGTGGACCTGGGTGACTTACGAGGAAGACCCCACCCGCGGCAAGGACCGACCGGTATTGGTCGTCGGCCGCGACCGCGCCACTTTGCTCGGATTGATGATGTCGAGTCGCGAAAGCCATGCCTCCGATAGGTGTTGGGTAGCCATCGGCAGCGGCAGCTGGGACGGCGAAGGGCGGCCCAGTTGGGTACGCCTCGATCGCGTGCTGGACGTCCCCGAGGAGAGCATTCGGCGCGAGGGTGCGATCTTGGGCCGAGCAGTCTTCGACAAGGTCGCTGAGCGCCTGCGTCGGGACTATTCCTGGAGCTGA
- a CDS encoding sensor domain-containing protein, translating into MRTLGLATACTVIAAYAVGCGPVVDGTAKPAPHLKPKPLSGFTVKRVLLDGRALSKMLGQPLVARAPAKFGGRDLLDQREAPPESADCLEVTAMLQGSVYGPANVQSIASVSWWNDGDPAQVISVKEGVVTLPSAAEAQALFATFPDRWQRCKGQTTDEKAGPIDTSTVINDVRAVDSVVAATNTATATLPNMPSLQPTPQARAVGVRLNCIVEVDMVFFGDRRPSDPGSADPDTSAVDVAQAMMDRVSELS; encoded by the coding sequence ATGCGGACGCTCGGACTGGCTACGGCGTGCACGGTAATCGCCGCGTATGCCGTGGGCTGTGGTCCGGTCGTCGACGGCACGGCGAAGCCGGCGCCGCATCTGAAGCCGAAACCGTTGTCCGGCTTCACCGTCAAGCGGGTTCTGCTCGACGGTCGGGCGTTGTCGAAAATGCTCGGACAACCTCTTGTTGCCCGGGCGCCCGCCAAATTCGGCGGCCGCGACCTCCTGGACCAGCGTGAGGCGCCGCCGGAGTCGGCCGATTGCCTCGAGGTGACGGCGATGCTGCAGGGCAGCGTTTATGGCCCGGCCAACGTCCAGAGCATCGCGTCGGTGTCGTGGTGGAACGACGGGGATCCCGCCCAGGTGATCAGCGTCAAGGAAGGCGTCGTGACACTGCCCTCGGCGGCCGAAGCGCAGGCGCTGTTCGCGACATTCCCGGACCGGTGGCAGCGCTGCAAGGGTCAGACGACGGACGAGAAAGCTGGCCCGATCGACACGTCGACGGTGATCAACGACGTTCGCGCCGTCGATTCCGTTGTGGCAGCGACCAATACCGCGACAGCGACGCTGCCCAACATGCCGTCGCTGCAGCCCACCCCGCAGGCTCGTGCCGTCGGTGTCCGACTCAACTGCATCGTGGAGGTCGACATGGTCTTCTTCGGCGACCGACGTCCGTCGGATCCGGGATCGGCGGACCCGGACACCAGTGCTGTCGACGTCGCTCAGGCGATGATGGACAGGGTCAGCGAGCTGAGCTGA